The proteins below are encoded in one region of Flavobacterium nackdongense:
- a CDS encoding T9SS type A sorting domain-containing protein: protein MKIFSAVSARFTLALFGLLILGNAYSQNKTSTNRIIFGKEVKNAVANPTNGKIRCISTEYEQFLQEKNPQRSKENQFESWLAPLAKKQMATRTNAKTAAVITIPVVVHIIHSGQAIGTAPNISDAQVESQIAVLNQDYRRQAGTPGFNANLVGADVEIEFVLAKVDPNGNPTNGIERINFAQPSWEDVDLESTVKPATIWDPNQYLNMWTVKFTDNTLLGYAQFPDSSTLPGISSTNGAANTDGVVASFDVFGSNDFGSGFILAAPYNKGRTMSHEVGHFLGLRHIWGDGNGDESTNKPDCTATDYCADTPQVGWEHYSCGTYDTCAASTGNDMPENYMDYTNDTCMNIFTTDQKTRITTVMANSPRRVSLKTSTKGTAIPLFANDAELQIEKDYSLVNVSDCASLPAPTNKKITLSNRGTTTLTVVTINYAIAGGTNQVQAWTGSLAPNQSTMVTLLNTASYGILTASIGTTNSSADQRASNNTDTEPFSPVNYNFTNYVFNLQQDFYGSEITWDLKDKDGIIIYSGGPYTDKPSEILPLPALITQNWTLANNQCYTFTIQDSQADGICCLGGNGFYNIKSAAGSTTIASGASYGQLSRWHFTTNTLGTTSFDSANDIYLYPNPTKDYINLNIPSEYGLPKSLTINNSLGQIISRKEVAAASDLSINTSALSKGVYFIIIDKDSQTKTLQFIKE, encoded by the coding sequence ATGAAAATATTTTCTGCCGTTTCTGCCCGCTTCACTTTAGCCCTTTTTGGATTGTTGATTCTTGGCAATGCCTATAGCCAAAACAAAACATCAACAAACAGAATTATCTTTGGCAAGGAGGTAAAAAATGCTGTTGCCAATCCAACTAATGGAAAAATCAGATGTATCTCGACAGAATACGAGCAATTTCTGCAAGAAAAAAACCCACAAAGGTCCAAAGAAAACCAGTTTGAAAGTTGGCTAGCTCCATTAGCAAAAAAACAAATGGCCACAAGAACCAATGCTAAAACAGCAGCGGTAATTACAATTCCTGTAGTGGTTCACATCATCCATAGCGGTCAGGCCATTGGTACTGCTCCCAACATTAGTGATGCTCAAGTAGAATCGCAGATTGCTGTTTTAAACCAAGATTATAGAAGACAAGCAGGTACTCCGGGATTCAATGCAAATCTCGTTGGAGCGGATGTTGAAATTGAATTCGTTCTTGCAAAAGTAGATCCAAACGGAAACCCCACTAATGGCATCGAAAGAATAAATTTTGCACAGCCATCCTGGGAAGACGTTGATCTTGAATCTACAGTAAAACCGGCGACAATTTGGGATCCGAACCAATATCTCAATATGTGGACGGTAAAATTCACAGACAACACCTTGCTAGGCTATGCTCAATTTCCAGACTCTTCGACCTTGCCTGGGATCAGCTCTACAAATGGCGCGGCAAATACGGATGGTGTAGTGGCAAGTTTTGATGTTTTTGGCAGCAACGATTTTGGGTCTGGCTTTATATTGGCGGCACCCTATAACAAAGGACGAACAATGTCTCACGAAGTAGGTCATTTCCTTGGACTTCGACACATTTGGGGAGATGGGAATGGTGATGAAAGTACAAATAAACCAGATTGTACCGCTACCGATTATTGCGCAGATACTCCACAAGTAGGATGGGAGCACTATTCCTGTGGTACGTATGATACTTGTGCAGCTTCGACCGGTAATGATATGCCTGAAAACTACATGGATTATACTAATGATACTTGTATGAACATTTTTACCACGGACCAAAAAACAAGGATCACCACCGTGATGGCTAATTCTCCCCGAAGAGTAAGCCTCAAAACTTCGACTAAAGGGACTGCAATTCCCTTGTTTGCCAATGATGCTGAACTACAAATTGAAAAAGATTATTCTTTGGTAAATGTGTCAGATTGCGCTTCTTTGCCAGCACCAACCAATAAAAAAATAACACTCTCTAATCGAGGTACAACTACGCTGACCGTAGTTACAATAAATTATGCTATCGCAGGAGGAACAAATCAAGTGCAAGCCTGGACAGGTTCGTTAGCACCAAATCAATCTACAATGGTTACTTTGCTTAACACTGCTTCCTATGGCATTTTGACCGCAAGCATCGGAACAACCAATAGCAGCGCAGACCAAAGAGCAAGCAACAATACTGATACGGAACCATTCTCTCCGGTGAATTATAATTTTACTAATTATGTATTCAATTTGCAACAGGATTTCTATGGCTCCGAAATCACTTGGGATTTAAAAGATAAAGATGGAATAATCATTTATAGCGGTGGTCCATACACTGATAAACCAAGTGAGATTTTGCCATTGCCTGCTTTAATAACACAAAACTGGACGTTAGCCAACAACCAATGTTATACTTTCACCATACAAGATTCACAAGCTGATGGAATTTGCTGCTTAGGTGGAAATGGTTTTTACAATATTAAATCAGCAGCAGGATCAACTACTATTGCCTCTGGAGCCTCCTATGGCCAATTAAGCCGTTGGCATTTTACGACAAACACTTTAGGAACCACATCATTTGATAGCGCAAATGATATTTACCTGTATCCGAATCCTACTAAAGATTATATCAACCTGAACATTCCGAGCGAATATGGCTTACCTAAGAGCCTAACTATCAACAACAGCTTAGGTCAGATCATAAGCCGAAAGGAAGTTGCTGCAGCAAGTGATTTATCGATAAACACCTCCGCTTTGAGTAAAGGCGTTTATTTTATAATTATTGACAAAGACAGTCAAACCAAAACACTGCAATTTATTAAAGAATAG
- a CDS encoding bifunctional riboflavin kinase/FAD synthetase, translating to MKIFNSINEFYCSKKTILTLGTFDGVHLGHRKIVEKLTQNTNPHTSGEKYESLVLTFYPHPRMVLQGESEVKILNTISEKIDLLASIGVQNLVIHPFDTAFSQLTAEEFVKTVLVDRFHIQKIIIGHDHRFGRNRTADIDDLIVFGKQYNFEVEQISVQEIEEVSISSTKIRKALMEGNIGLANDYLGYEYFITGIVTKGKQLGRTIGIPTANLQIEENSKLIPAQGVYVVKSIIHDKVVFGMMNIGFNPTVAGDKLAIEVHYFDFDGDLYDQEIRVSVLKHLRSEQKFDSVALLKIQLEKDKESSLAFIKKYNTSQNQK from the coding sequence TTGAAGATTTTCAATTCTATAAATGAATTCTATTGCTCAAAAAAAACCATTCTTACGCTGGGTACTTTTGATGGTGTCCACTTGGGCCACCGAAAAATAGTAGAAAAACTAACGCAGAATACCAATCCCCACACCTCGGGAGAAAAATACGAAAGTCTAGTGCTCACGTTCTATCCGCATCCGCGAATGGTATTGCAAGGGGAATCGGAAGTAAAAATCCTCAACACAATTAGCGAAAAAATAGATTTATTAGCCTCTATTGGCGTTCAGAATTTGGTTATTCATCCCTTTGACACTGCATTCTCGCAACTTACTGCCGAGGAATTTGTAAAAACGGTATTGGTAGATCGATTCCATATCCAAAAAATAATTATTGGTCACGATCACCGCTTTGGCAGAAATAGAACGGCAGATATCGACGACCTTATCGTTTTTGGCAAACAATATAATTTCGAAGTTGAACAGATATCAGTTCAGGAAATAGAGGAAGTTTCCATAAGTTCGACCAAAATCAGAAAGGCTTTGATGGAAGGAAATATTGGCTTAGCCAATGATTATTTGGGCTACGAATACTTCATTACAGGAATTGTAACCAAAGGAAAACAATTGGGAAGAACAATCGGAATCCCGACTGCCAACCTTCAAATCGAAGAAAACAGCAAACTTATTCCCGCGCAAGGAGTGTATGTTGTAAAAAGTATTATCCATGACAAAGTAGTTTTTGGTATGATGAATATTGGATTCAATCCAACCGTTGCCGGTGACAAACTAGCTATCGAAGTACATTATTTTGACTTTGACGGGGATTTGTACGACCAAGAAATAAGAGTTTCCGTTCTAAAACATTTGCGGTCAGAACAAAAATTCGACTCCGTTGCCTTGTTAAAAATTCAATTAGAAAAAGACAAAGAATCCTCATTAGCGTTTATAAAAAAGTATAATACTTCGCAAAATCAAAAATAA
- the bioB gene encoding biotin synthase BioB, giving the protein MSTTRHDWTKEEIIAIYNKPLMELLYDAATIHRENHDPNVVQISTLISLKTGGCSEDCGYCPQAKRYHTNIETNPFMTVEDVKVQATKAKEGGSSRVCMGAAWRNVKDGPEFDQVLEMVRTINKMDMEVCCTLGMITENQAQRLAEAGLYAYNHNIDSSEEYYKEVISTRAFEDRLQTIENVRKTNITVCSGGIIGMGENIEDRAGMLVALSTLDPQPESVPINALVPVEGTPLEDEKLVEIWEMIRMIATTRIVMPETQVRLSAGRINWSREGQALCFFAGANSIFSGDKLLTTPNNDLNEDMKMFEILGLKNQAPFAKVHQRETVEAADSQFAPLGEKPKWSRPGHTIERNVEATIKGKEALKN; this is encoded by the coding sequence ATGAGTACTACAAGACACGACTGGACCAAAGAAGAAATTATCGCTATATATAACAAACCCTTAATGGAGTTGCTTTATGACGCAGCGACAATTCACCGAGAAAATCACGACCCCAATGTGGTTCAGATTTCAACTTTGATATCATTGAAAACAGGCGGTTGCTCTGAAGATTGTGGCTATTGTCCGCAGGCCAAACGCTATCATACTAACATTGAAACCAATCCTTTTATGACTGTCGAAGACGTAAAAGTGCAAGCTACCAAAGCGAAAGAAGGTGGTTCGTCCCGAGTTTGTATGGGAGCTGCTTGGCGAAATGTAAAAGACGGCCCTGAATTTGACCAAGTTCTTGAAATGGTGCGTACCATCAACAAAATGGATATGGAAGTGTGCTGCACCCTTGGGATGATTACCGAAAATCAAGCCCAACGATTGGCCGAAGCAGGATTGTATGCCTATAATCATAATATTGATAGTTCTGAAGAGTATTATAAAGAAGTGATTTCGACTCGCGCTTTTGAAGACCGTTTGCAAACCATCGAGAATGTGCGCAAAACCAATATTACCGTTTGTAGTGGTGGAATTATCGGAATGGGAGAAAACATCGAGGATCGTGCTGGAATGCTAGTAGCACTTTCTACCCTTGACCCACAGCCCGAATCTGTGCCTATCAATGCGTTGGTTCCTGTTGAAGGAACGCCTCTTGAAGATGAAAAATTGGTTGAAATCTGGGAAATGATACGAATGATTGCCACTACCCGAATTGTGATGCCAGAGACCCAAGTACGCCTTTCGGCTGGAAGAATCAATTGGAGCCGTGAAGGTCAAGCATTATGCTTTTTTGCTGGAGCCAATTCTATTTTTTCAGGAGACAAATTGCTTACCACACCCAACAATGATTTGAATGAAGACATGAAAATGTTCGAAATATTAGGTCTGAAAAATCAGGCTCCTTTCGCTAAAGTACACCAACGCGAAACGGTAGAAGCAGCTGATTCTCAATTTGCTCCACTTGGCGAAAAACCAAAATGGTCTCGCCCGGGACATACGATTGAAAGAAATGTGGAAGCTACTATCAAAGGAAAAGAGGCTCTTAAAAATTAA
- a CDS encoding T9SS sorting signal type C domain-containing protein, with product MKALSFSKNRCSSLLGLIFLLFATAIATAATRTSTATGGAWATGSTWVGGVAPAAGDDVIIATTGANSVSLGANASITNVTINAGATLNIANRRLTVAGFFTNNGTVTGTTGQVNLTAAGNFNNSGSFNLTTGRISTTTGNFSSTGSLTYSGAGFLVLGGAFTYSGIFTLGAAQVQFIGNADQSIPAFTTTGIVSMLKTGGTATLTGNVTAGGLTLNGAGGTLDLVSGTHTFSGAWTRTNGNLNGGSSLLRIGGSATGTGGTGIYNLGTGTVEYYGGVNQTVAPVIYNNLTLTGTGTKSIATATTTVNKVLAMEGQAVASAAPTYAATATLQYNIAVARTIGAEWITPFAAAGGVVINGNQNTTLNGAKVFNAGIPLTINSGAKLLTGANSLSLGGDFINNGGTFTSTGPIIITNTMATQSIAGFTTTGLVSMTKTSGTATFTGNVSGAGITMNGSGGTLNLGSSLTHTFSGAVNLTAGTLNGGSSLLNVNFTGIAWTGTGSNFNAGTGTVNFGGAGQTLSTSSTFNNLTFSASGTKTLTGLPTVNGILSMEGTSSVSAAPTYGAAATLQYNRTLAQVTGPEWITTFTATGGVRITNIGVITVATANKVFNSTVPLNIESGATLANGGFAISGGSTLNVAGTGALLLSGSSIFPAFATIILASNCTVNYNGAAQTVAVQNYGNLLLSGSGNKTFVGATAIAGGLGISGTAVAILLNGTTSTSASLTLGGVLQTALGSYGGTGSTATNKNGTWFGATTTGIINILTVCLPGTWLGITNTDWNTVTNWCGGNIPNAGTNVTIGMASNQPVIGVLGGLCNTITITAGATLTISGSNTLNLSGNWTNNGTFTSNTSTVIFNGTTNQTIGGSSATTFTNLTNANSTAILSAASPITIKNILSVTNSTSVLDMGTFALTDGGAFSNTGSGTIKTSNTSITPIPSGKTWTNSIFYSNPTGGQTIVAGIYNGNPSLELDNTSGTQTASGNIVTGGQLNIDNGGSPVFDMNGNNLTVNGLNILNSNSVLDMRGATLTYSSALAMDGTVRFSGATNAKPFASGTVEYYGATQTVTNGSYFNLLFSGAAGVYQMTTDIDVVNKLNITNGAVTLKEGLTLSVGDAVTVVVPGTLTIENNASLLQTIFTGANVGDVIVKRNTTPVLEYDATFWCSPTTGTQTLLDFSPGTDSDRYNTYDSVNDVYVNENAATAVFGKGIGYSIRCPATTPSTGPGIVIPHQFVGVPNNGTFTVPLLTPPGDIGLSLIGNPYPSALNAEDFITENLYDATLNPTNTLNGTYYIWTHNTRLTGNDFTGDDYFTCNISGPTGFANFGTGNNTLPTGFIASGQGFFVENEIAGNLKFNNSMRETKNNANFYKTKNSKRSADLERHRIWINITDSALTTGNQTMVGYIEGATNNYEFGFDSYLFDDTKPLLIYSMLGTDTMAIQGRALPFSNSDTVPIGYYTKIADNVTIAINSVDGLFLDNQDIFLEDKVLNVIHDLKSDPYIFASAAGTFNNRFVLRYTDGTLGNKDFKAESNKVVVSIKNKQIKINSFGDTIDKVTIFDLLGRQIYQKNKVNSNELSITNVASSSQTFLVKTTLQNGQIVTEKIVY from the coding sequence ATGAAAGCACTTTCCTTTTCTAAAAACAGATGTAGCTCTTTATTGGGGCTTATTTTTTTGCTATTCGCCACAGCAATTGCTACTGCAGCCACAAGAACAAGTACAGCAACCGGAGGGGCTTGGGCAACAGGTTCTACTTGGGTGGGGGGTGTTGCTCCTGCCGCAGGGGACGATGTAATTATAGCCACTACTGGCGCTAATAGCGTATCATTAGGAGCAAATGCTTCAATAACCAATGTCACCATAAATGCGGGAGCCACTTTGAATATTGCAAATAGAAGGCTGACTGTTGCTGGTTTTTTTACCAACAATGGAACGGTTACAGGAACTACTGGTCAAGTAAATCTAACAGCAGCTGGTAATTTCAACAATTCAGGTAGTTTCAATTTAACTACTGGTCGAATTTCAACGACCACTGGAAATTTTTCCAGCACAGGTTCATTGACCTATTCTGGGGCGGGTTTTTTGGTGTTAGGAGGTGCTTTTACGTATTCTGGAATCTTTACATTAGGTGCAGCGCAAGTGCAATTTATTGGCAATGCTGATCAATCTATTCCGGCATTTACTACTACAGGAATAGTTAGTATGCTCAAAACAGGAGGTACTGCCACTCTTACAGGAAATGTAACAGCTGGTGGTCTGACCTTAAATGGCGCAGGAGGAACATTAGATTTAGTTTCAGGCACCCACACTTTTTCGGGTGCATGGACAAGAACCAATGGAAATTTAAATGGTGGTTCAAGTTTGTTACGAATTGGGGGTAGTGCCACAGGTACAGGAGGAACCGGAATTTATAATTTAGGAACCGGAACAGTCGAATATTATGGAGGTGTTAATCAAACAGTAGCTCCCGTAATCTACAACAATTTGACACTGACAGGTACAGGAACAAAATCCATAGCAACGGCAACCACCACAGTTAATAAAGTACTTGCTATGGAAGGGCAGGCAGTTGCGTCGGCGGCACCAACGTATGCTGCCACAGCTACATTACAATATAATATTGCTGTGGCTCGAACTATCGGAGCAGAATGGATTACCCCATTTGCTGCTGCTGGTGGTGTAGTTATTAATGGAAATCAAAATACAACCCTAAATGGGGCCAAAGTTTTTAATGCAGGAATACCATTGACCATAAATAGTGGCGCAAAATTATTGACCGGAGCAAATAGTTTATCGCTTGGAGGCGATTTTATTAATAATGGAGGAACATTTACTTCAACCGGTCCAATCATTATTACCAATACAATGGCGACCCAAAGTATTGCAGGTTTTACCACAACAGGATTGGTATCGATGACTAAAACTAGCGGTACTGCAACTTTTACCGGAAATGTGAGCGGAGCAGGAATAACGATGAATGGAAGCGGTGGAACTTTGAATTTAGGATCCAGTTTAACACATACTTTTTCGGGAGCAGTCAATTTAACGGCAGGAACTTTAAACGGAGGCTCAAGTCTATTAAATGTTAATTTTACTGGGATAGCCTGGACAGGAACAGGATCCAATTTTAATGCTGGAACAGGTACCGTCAATTTTGGTGGAGCTGGTCAAACATTGTCAACGTCTTCTACATTTAACAATTTAACTTTTTCTGCCTCAGGAACAAAAACACTAACCGGATTGCCTACGGTAAACGGAATTCTTTCGATGGAAGGAACTTCTTCAGTTTCGGCAGCGCCAACTTATGGAGCCGCCGCTACATTGCAATATAATAGAACCCTTGCTCAAGTGACGGGCCCAGAATGGATAACTACATTTACCGCAACAGGTGGTGTGAGAATTACGAATATTGGGGTTATTACGGTCGCAACGGCCAATAAAGTCTTTAATTCAACCGTTCCTTTGAATATAGAAAGTGGCGCCACTTTGGCTAATGGCGGTTTTGCTATTTCTGGAGGCTCAACATTAAATGTTGCCGGTACTGGTGCGCTTCTGCTGAGTGGGTCAAGCATTTTTCCTGCTTTTGCAACTATTATTTTAGCGTCAAATTGTACTGTAAATTATAATGGTGCAGCACAAACTGTAGCGGTTCAAAATTATGGGAACTTATTGTTGAGTGGTTCAGGAAATAAAACCTTCGTCGGAGCGACTGCTATTGCTGGTGGACTTGGAATTAGTGGTACAGCAGTGGCTATTTTATTGAATGGCACCACTTCTACTTCCGCGTCATTAACTTTAGGAGGAGTGCTTCAAACGGCTTTGGGTTCTTATGGAGGTACTGGTTCTACGGCAACGAACAAGAATGGTACTTGGTTTGGAGCCACTACCACTGGGATTATAAACATTTTAACCGTTTGTTTACCTGGAACTTGGCTAGGAATTACCAACACCGATTGGAATACCGTAACAAACTGGTGCGGGGGGAATATTCCAAATGCGGGAACTAATGTAACCATCGGAATGGCTTCAAACCAACCGGTTATAGGAGTTTTGGGAGGGCTTTGCAATACTATAACTATTACAGCTGGTGCAACATTGACTATTTCTGGCTCAAACACTCTTAACCTGAGCGGCAATTGGACCAATAACGGGACATTTACTTCTAATACAAGTACCGTAATTTTCAATGGAACTACCAATCAAACAATAGGAGGATCAAGTGCGACAACCTTTACTAATCTAACTAATGCTAATAGCACTGCCATTCTTTCTGCCGCCTCACCCATTACTATTAAAAACATTTTGTCTGTTACCAATAGTACTTCGGTATTAGATATGGGAACTTTCGCTTTAACCGATGGAGGCGCTTTTTCGAATACTGGTAGTGGTACAATCAAAACTTCAAATACTTCGATAACACCGATACCATCAGGTAAAACTTGGACAAACAGTATATTTTATTCGAATCCAACCGGCGGACAAACCATTGTAGCCGGCATCTATAACGGGAATCCGTCATTAGAATTAGATAATACCTCTGGAACTCAAACTGCCTCAGGGAATATTGTCACAGGAGGTCAATTGAACATCGATAATGGTGGTAGTCCAGTTTTTGATATGAATGGAAATAATTTAACTGTTAATGGTTTAAATATTTTAAATTCTAATTCGGTTTTGGATATGAGAGGAGCAACATTGACCTATTCTTCGGCTTTAGCTATGGACGGTACAGTACGTTTTTCAGGTGCAACAAACGCGAAACCTTTTGCTTCGGGAACAGTAGAGTACTATGGTGCAACACAAACGGTAACCAATGGAAGCTACTTCAATCTACTGTTTTCAGGTGCAGCAGGTGTATATCAAATGACAACAGATATTGATGTGGTTAATAAATTAAATATTACAAACGGTGCGGTTACGCTAAAAGAGGGTTTAACTTTGTCCGTGGGAGATGCCGTTACGGTAGTTGTTCCTGGAACACTAACTATAGAAAACAATGCTAGTTTATTGCAAACTATTTTTACAGGAGCTAATGTTGGAGATGTAATTGTAAAACGAAATACTACTCCGGTCCTTGAATACGATGCTACTTTTTGGTGCTCGCCGACAACAGGAACACAGACACTACTCGATTTCTCGCCTGGCACTGATTCAGACAGGTATAACACTTACGACAGTGTGAATGATGTTTATGTTAACGAAAATGCTGCAACAGCAGTTTTCGGAAAAGGAATAGGCTATTCTATCCGTTGTCCAGCGACAACGCCCTCAACAGGTCCAGGAATTGTGATTCCACACCAATTTGTGGGAGTACCCAATAATGGAACATTCACCGTTCCACTTTTGACTCCTCCTGGTGATATTGGATTAAGCTTAATAGGGAATCCCTATCCATCAGCGCTAAATGCAGAGGATTTTATTACTGAAAATTTATATGATGCTACATTAAATCCAACAAACACCTTGAATGGTACGTATTACATATGGACTCATAATACGCGTTTGACAGGAAATGATTTCACAGGAGATGATTATTTTACTTGCAACATTTCAGGACCAACAGGGTTTGCTAATTTTGGAACAGGAAACAATACGCTTCCTACTGGCTTTATTGCTTCAGGGCAAGGATTTTTTGTAGAAAATGAAATCGCTGGAAATTTAAAGTTCAACAATTCAATGCGAGAAACAAAAAACAATGCTAATTTTTATAAAACTAAAAATAGTAAAAGAAGTGCCGATCTTGAACGTCATAGAATATGGATAAATATTACAGACAGTGCTCTAACAACAGGAAATCAAACTATGGTAGGTTACATCGAAGGTGCCACTAACAATTATGAATTTGGGTTTGATAGTTATTTATTTGACGATACAAAACCCTTATTAATTTATAGTATGCTTGGAACAGATACGATGGCGATACAAGGTAGAGCATTGCCTTTTTCGAATTCGGATACGGTGCCCATTGGATATTACACAAAAATAGCTGATAATGTGACCATCGCTATAAACAGTGTTGATGGCCTGTTTCTAGACAATCAAGATATTTTTCTGGAAGATAAAGTATTAAATGTAATTCACGATTTAAAATCAGACCCTTATATTTTTGCCTCTGCTGCGGGAACTTTTAATAATCGATTTGTATTGCGTTACACGGATGGAACCCTAGGTAACAAAGACTTTAAAGCAGAATCAAATAAAGTGGTTGTGTCTATAAAAAATAAGCAAATCAAAATTAATTCCTTTGGTGACACTATTGATAAAGTAACCATTTTTGACTTGCTCGGTCGACAAATTTATCAAAAGAACAAAGTGAATAGCAATGAACTATCTATTACTAATGTAGCGTCAAGTTCTCAAACGTTTCTAGTGAAAACTACTTTACAAAATGGTCAGATAGTGACAGAGAAAATCGTGTATTAA